In Pan troglodytes isolate AG18354 chromosome 5, NHGRI_mPanTro3-v2.0_pri, whole genome shotgun sequence, the sequence ACACAGCAGGAACCAACAAGAAAGCTTTTAATAATGTATTCTGTCCTTTTCCTCTCTCGGGGAACATATGTTGAGGAATATTCAGGAATAGTTGGTGTCATCCCGTGGTGGATTTCTTCCTGGAAATGCACTGAAGGATTTTTGTCTTGGATAAGAGACTACACTTCTCctggtttcagtttctccattcAGAAAAGATTGACTGCAGTCATGACATTCTCTTGATGTCCTGGGCCTCACCCTAACCCTGTTGGTGGGTAGTTCAGGTGATGATTAAGAGCTCAAACTCTGAAGCCAGCCTGTCTGGGTTTCAATTCTTACTCTTCCACTTCCTAGCAGAATGTCCTTGGGCAGATGCCTCAGTCACTCTACCTTGATTTCCTTGTGTGTAAAATGGGGGCAATAGTAGTACCCACCCAATAggattgttttgagaattaaataaggtGACATTTGTAAAGAACAtagcacagtatctggcacaaAGCTAATGCTTTAGAAATGTTATATATCACTACTTGTACCACTACTGCCTCCtgctgctgaatcagaatctcagtGGATGGGAGTAGGAATGTGCAGCTTTCATAGCATCCCAACTGATTCTTAAATATAATGAACATGATGATGCCTGAGCTAGCTGATCTTTACGATCTCATTCATCTTTAACTCTCTTTGATTCTGGGATGTACAGTTTTGCCTTATCCTTTCAGTTTGGCAGCTGTGCATTCTTAGGAACCACAGAGTGACCCCTTCTAGCTTTGTTTGACTTCTCCACTGTATCTGTGCCACTCCTGAAAAAGAGGCAAGACCAACTGCCACGCTAATCACTTTTGTAACTTCAAAGTGCAACCTGTGAATCTTTCTTCTGCTATTAGGGCTCCAAATACTGGAGAGTGAGCTTTGCTGTCATACTAAGAGATGCAAGTCAGATTACATATTATTCTGGAAATTCTTCCAGGAATAGTTTTTGTGGAATACagaaatttgtattaaaaattaaaatgaggaagTACCCATTCTTCTAGGAGCTATGCAGAAGCAGAATGTTTAATGGTTATGTCAACAGTCGCACCTGTTTTGAAAACTTGTACTTGCTTTCTGATTCCATCCAGCCCAGCAGTGCCTTCTGCTAGCCTTGCCGAATATAGGAGTTGACACAGGTTAACTCCACCAGAAATCGTGGAAAACCTCTTAATGGACTCTCCAGTGACACCATTATAAACCttgatacttttagttaatgtcTGGGAGGAAAGTCAGACActgtcagaaaaaagaaaaacaataaatctgTCAGTCTTTACAATGAGATTTCCAAAATGCTTAAAAAGATAAGGGCCTTTGTTACatgctattatttttttaattgacagataacaTAGTATgctttatcatgtacaacatgatttTGAAGtctgtatacattgtggaatgcttaaatctagctaattaacaaatgcattatGTCACATAGTTATCAGTTTTGTGGTGACAGCACATAATAGCCACTGtttacatttttcaagaatatattgTCAGCTGGGCatttgactcatgcctgtaatccccgcaatttgggaggccaaggcagggggatggcttgagcccagaagtttgagatcagcctgggcaacatggcgaaaccacatctctacaaaaaaattttaaaaagttaatgtagagaaataggaacgcttttacactgttggtgggagtgtaaattagttcaacccttgtggaagtcagtttggcaattcctcagggatctagaactagaaataccatttgactcagccatcccattactgggtatatacccaaaggactacaaatcatgctgctataaagacacatgcacacgtatgtttatagcagcactattcacaatagcaaagacttggaaccaacccatatgtccatcaatgatagactggattaagaaaatatggcacatatacactatggaatactatgcagccataaaaaaggatgagttcatgtcctttgcagggacatggatgaagctgaaaaccatcattctcagcaaactatcacaaggacagaaaaccaaacaccgcagttctcacttataggtgggaattgaacaatgagaacacttggacacaaggcggggaacatcacataccagggcttgttgtggggagggatagcattaggagaaataactaatgtaaatgatgagttgatgggtacagcaaaccaacatggcacatgtatacctatgtaagaaaccttcAATTGTgtacgtgtaccctagaacttaaagtataataaaaaaaaatacctcacgcctgtaatcccagcactttgggaggccgagctggggggctcacaaggtcaggagatcgagaccatcctggctaacacagtgaaaccccttctctactaaaaatacaaaaaattagccgggcatggtggcgggtgcctgtggtcccagctactcaggaggctgaggcaggagaatggcatgaatccgggaggcagagcttacagtgagctgagatcgtgccactgcactccagcctgggcgacagagcgagactccatctcaaaaaaaaaaaaaaaacaatttagcagggcatggtggtgtgtgcctgtagtgccagctgcttgggttgctgaggctggagaattgcttgaacctaggaggcagatgttgcagtgagccgagatcgtaccactgctcTGTAGCcagcagagtaagaccctgtctcaaaaaaaaaatattgtcacTAAATATAGTCATCTTGCTATACAGTAGAGCTCCTAAAATTTACTCCTCCAACTTAACTATAACTGTGGATGAACCCAAAAgatactatgttaaataaaataaaccaggcacagaaagacaaataccatgaTTTCACTCACATGTGGAATCGAAAAAAGTTGATCTCACGGAAGTAGAGAGTAAGATAATGATTGCTGGAGACTGGGGTGCTTAGAAGGGAGGGGTGATGGGGAGATGATAGGAAACATaccattatttttaactatttaaatattaggattggggaaaaatatttcagTTCACAACAAACCTAGCTTgaagttaattttttgaagtataCTTTTTGATAAACATTTTGGCCAAGCTGCTAGAAAATTAATGACAAGATAACTATACTTTGGGTAATGTTGTTATTAACATCAAATAAAACTTGATGGTAACCTGACTTTGATAGGTCACAAGTGAGGGCTCCATAATCATTTGCTGTTTCTGAGATTGAAAATACTTGTTTTGGTATAGAGATTGGTTCACAGTGTAGACTTTCTGGCTTAGAATAATAAGTTTTATCCCTCTTCTCTCTGAATGAGGAATTTCTATATCAACTTTTTAATAATCTCCAGAAGCCCACACCCTTTATCTTATAATTCGGTAATACTTGTAATGATCCAGGTAAAGCCTCTTAAATAAGTCCTTGTTTTGCTAATACCATTACTGTATTAAATGCTTTTACTGTATTCTCCCAAAAATTATAGAAGAGAGAATTAGATGAGTCCCCAGAGAAAAGACTGGATTTCCATTACATCTGAAGGGTATGTTAATTTAGTCTTGGCACTTCTACATGACTCATTCTGAtgataaattatttaagaaatttccTATAAAAATCTTCCAGTCATTTTATATAAGTATTCTGTAGGCACAGCAaaccttttaaaacaaaatatggtgGACATCTTCAAATGTTGGTCTGGATATGCTATTCAGGAGGGATAAGGCCACACCATGCAGTTTTTGTCTGTCCGACCACAGCATAGCACGTTGTTATAACGGATCCTAGGTGTTATTTTTTAGAAGTTAGATCATGCGTTTTATTCACATATTGGTATCTGTTAGtgcttataaacatggaaaattgaACCATGTCACACTCTAAAGAGTATGGAACAATTGTATtaaatttctggaaagaaaataatatagtttCCTTTTTGTAGAGATTTCTCCAAGATTAAACAGAAACAGGCCAATAATGAAATCCAATATTCCAAGGATAGTATTCTCATTTAGAAAGAAGACTTTCAATCAgagggttaaaaaaaatcagtgaagccTGCTTCTGACAAATACGAATGAGGTTAAATCACTTAGTCTAGGAACTATTCTACATGGTTTTACTATTTAACAGGAAGGGGAGAAAAGGCAAGTTTGATTTATTGAAATGGCTATGGAAcccaaagaaaaattttacagCTTGAGCAAACAATAAATGGTCAGAACTGTACAGAATCAGAAAGAGGCTCTGAAGATAGATTACCTTGGAAATGGATTAGTAGACTATTGAATATTTAGGTTAAATACTTGTCTGCTTTGGCAACATTTTCCTATGGTGTGTGCTATTTCCATAAATGCCAGGCAGACTGTATAGGAGCCATGTACGGATCTAATGACTTCTCTGACGAGAGTAGTTAGGACTTGTTTCCCTTCTTTCTGATGGATAACCTTTAGTGAGGTTATTAACTGATACAGCTGGCTGAGTCTTCAAAGGCTGCCGAATGGAATTATGGCTGGCCGTTCGCCTCTGTAAGCATGTGGGAGATGTGGGCATCCTATCTGGGGAGGGCAGGCTGGCTTTGGCGATAAGGAAGGAAATGATGCTGGACACTGAGAGAGCATTTGATGAATATTCTATTACTGGGTGtcttttttatgtgcatttttaGATAATAGAAGTGAATATTCGTAGAGTGctttacaatttttaaaggagaaatgaCAGGGGCtgatcatttaacattttttatgcaCCAGACACATTGAtactaaggtcacacagctagtgaaatGACCAGGGCAGTATTCAGCCTGGGGTTAAACCTGTGCTCTTAAGTGGTGGGTTACCTTGCCTGCCAAATCTATCCTGAGAGGCTTGTGGGTGCTAGTCACTGCTATTCTTCTTGTGTAGATGATGGAGCAGAAAAGCCAAGTCACAGGCTAAGGAGGGGTAAAACTAGGAGTGGCTCAGAGTCCTGTGTGGTTTCTGTGTCTTCCCGTGATAATGATATTCCCTCGCTAGTCCTGTGAGCTAAATTCACATACGAAGAAGGAATCTAAGTGTCTTTTCCACTAAGTTAGCTAATcggtcgtgtgtgtgtgtgtgtgtgtgtgtgtgtgtgtgtgtgtgtgaaagagagagagagagagtgtgttggggaaagggaaagagagtgtAATTTACcattggttttttgttgttgtttttttttggcgggggggcgGAGTtttactcctgttgcccaggctggagtgcaatggtgcaatctcagctcaccgcaacctccaccttccgggttcaagcaattctccgcctcagcctcccgagtagctgggattacaggcatgtgccaccacacccggctaattttttgtgtttttagtagagatgggggttccaccatgctggtcaggctggtctcgaactcctgacctcaggtgatccacacacctcccaaagtgctgggattacaggcgtgagccaccgtgcctggccggggtatttttatataacaaaagCCTAGTAAACATCTATAGAAAATACACAGATGAGTGAATCATGGACAGAGTTTACTATTTGTATGGCTGGTAGTCCTAAGCTTCAGGGTGTCCAATTAGAGTTCTGGTATTACAAAGTGGAAGGGAGTGTGCTTTTAAATTATGTATCAGTACTGTCGTCAGTGCCTTGGTCTGGGAGCAAGAAACACGACAAAGGAAGAAAGACTATGTTTGAGTCCCCTCTCGGTAATGTTTTAATGGCAGAGTCTTACACTTGGGAAGTTTCTTCAGATGGTTAGTTTTGATGTTCTTAACTCAGGGCATTTGGTCTTCTAGAGTTCCTTTTGGAAAGAATGTGATCATTAGTGAAGTTTGAGAGTGAAATGGCTAATTTGTCTTGCTGCTTATAACAGGGAGAAATCTCTTCTTAGCCTGAAGCCATTGAGACACTTCAGAAGATTTGTAGCAATCTCTAGCGTTAAGGAAAAATCCAATGtttgatgaaaaatatttaactccTGAATGTGTCGTTGTTGGAGGTTGATCTAACAAGTTTGCAAACATATtgtttgtgcagttaatgcaggGAAGTGTCTAAAATATGTGGTTCTGCTAAGTAAATGGTTCTCAAACAGCCTTCCCTCTTCCTGCTCATAAGGTTGAGTGATGAGAATCTTTTTCTACTTtgcaaacagactaatataattcTTACTGAGTTTTCCTCCCATCTTTCTTTACCCTTTGATATGACTGCCTTCAGCAGatggtaaaaatatatgaaaaactaaTGAACAAACATTGAAAGCCTGGAGATGTGATTTTCCTTTAAATAGTTTATgcattatttttgagatggagattttcatattatctattaatatctttttaaagCACCACCATTTCCAAGTGTTAACTATATTTCAAAATCACTCTACTAAGTGTCTTTAAACTTTTCTCACATAATCTTAATTTAAGTGCATATAAATGCAGAGGCCCTCATCACTTACTCTGGATGTTCTATAGTTCCAAATAGAATGGGAAGGTTCTCtgattttttaatcatttattcagcaaatatttgattattttctatgtgtcaggcactgtgctgggcacagaAGATCCCatagtgaagaaaacaaaaccaaagaaaaacacaatCTGTGTTTGGAGGCCAATGATAGAGTCAGAaatcaattaaatatataaatacactaGTCCCCACTTATCCAAAGTTTCACTTCCCTTGGTTTCCATTACACATTGTAATGTCTCCTAAACTCTTGACTCAGGCATGACTTGAAAATTTCACTAGTTACTAAGCGAAAATTAGTGATATACTATAAGTATTGTTTTTATCCCTCTGGTGCCTAGCAGAGCATCTGGCACATGGCTTACTAATTGCTCGTTAGTTTAGTTATTGACTAATGGAGAGACAGAAACACATGTGGTAGTTTTTAATGGCCCACTAGGATAAATAACAAACTAAATTGAGATAATAGATAATAATCTATGAGTTCAAGATTGAGAAAGATCAACATGGGTTTGTATTTTAGAATTGAAATAACCTCCTAAATCATCAAATTCTTTTCATAAGTAAATTGAAGTTGGAATGGTTCAGTTACTTGGCTGGGCTTAAACAGTCATTGGTAGCAGAATTGCCTTttcaaccatttttatttttctggaaaggCTTTGCAGCAGGGCTGAGAGTTTATATGATCTGTGGATGTATAGTTTTGGATAAGTAGAGAAGACAGCATTCCAGACCTAGGGGTCTGAGTTAACTGCAAAGTCAATGTGAATAATATGGCTTCTGAAGATAATGAGGAACATTTCATTGAGGAACCTTTCATGGTCAAGTGTGTCTGCAAGGGTGTGAGAATTGCATGGTGTGACTGTTCTATGGAATAATCAATGAACTCTGTTGCCTTTtgacttctttttactttttctttttttcgaaaTACCTTGTAGCAGAATGGTAAGAGCACAGTTTCTGGAGCTAGAATGCCTGGTAGCCTTGGGAAGTTACTTaatctgtgcctcaattttctgatctgtaaaatgtgaataatattgTGCATATCCTCATATTTCTGATTCCTTAAGAAGGCCCTCATATTTACTACTGTAAATTGAATTGTAGCTCTGTAGCATAGAAGaataattttgtaaattattaTACATCAATTAGCCACCTCAATATATTTAAGGTCCTAACCATCAGCCATGATTCCACAATCTAAGGAAAACACCCACTCTTTAGCTGAGCCAATGTTTCTGTTCCATCCTACGAGGTAGAGTTTTATGATTTGATTATTCCAGAAGAGCTCTGTAATTATTGTTTCAGATGTAGAGAATCAGGTTTGCTGTAGCCCTTTAACAACCCTATCTTGAGGAGCTTGCTTGGTCGGGTCTATAAGTATCAACAATAAAACTATCAAAAGTTCTGTGTTTGTATGGGCAGAGACAATTTGAGATGAGGCTCTCATTCTGCAGAGAGtctgagagggaaagagaaaaggaaggagtgaGGGTGTTATCTGGAGCATACCAATGAAATTTGACTTCTTAAAAACCCAGCTGTGAGATTAAGTCAAAATCTGCTAGTTACAGATTAAACTTGAAAAAATAAGTCGTGGAACTTTTAAATTTGTTGCTTTTTTAGACctttttttaattggtttattaaggaaatatatttttgttgccaACAGTGCATAAAACTATataggattaaaaacaaaatattcaaaggCAAGGGTTTATAATTCAGTAGGAAAGCAATAAAGAGGCAGCCAATTACCACAATTCAAGGTAGCTGTGTATGTTTAATCAGGAGAAAAGTTCAGGAGGCACATTCAGGAGGAAGAAGCATGTTTAGCAGGGCAGAACATCCTTTTAAGGAGGGGATACTATTTGAGTTGGACTTTGAAAGGTAGGTGGGATTCAGATAATTATGTTgggagagagggcattcttggtAGAGAAAAAAAGTCCTGGGGATGGAAACTGAGATTAGTGAGGGATAGTGGATGATGAGCCTGAAAGGGAGGTTGAAGAGGCTCTAGAGGGCCTGCTCTCTGTAAGCAGGCAAGTGATCCAGCCAGAGCTGGGTGTTAAACATGGAAGGTGAGGAGAGGGAGGATGGGTTTGCAGGATGATTCAGGAATCAGCAGAACCAAGTCTTTGGCATCGTGAAATATCTTATTGGAAGAGGCTGAGCCAGAGGTACCAGGACTTAATCCAGGTAGGTGGCAGTAGGAAGGGGCCACCTGGGCTGAATGCAGAAAGGTGTGGCTGAGTGCACTGACCTGGTTTGCAGAATAAGGAGCAGCTGGTGACTGGCAGTGACATGGGCAGTGAGTAGGTGGGAAAGGGAAAGCCCAAGTTGCCTGCAGGACTCACAGCCAGAGTTTCTGGTTGAGTGATGGTCTTAAGGGGCTAATTTAAGAGATAGAGACTGAGTTCATATTATCAGGtctcaatatttatatttaaattttgacatatatgtgcgtgtgtgtgtgtgtgtgtgtataatattttaaaagatgaatttaaAGAAGTGCTAGTAGTTTAACATTATGGGcattccaaaagagaaaaagttaaTTGTAAATCCCATCATGTTGACTGATTCTTATATACTGATTTCTCACCGTATCTACTTATGTGTTTATAGTTACATTCATTGTAtgtataggattttttttcttttatcttctcttttcttttcttttccttttctttttttctgcagggtttcactgtcacccaggctagagctcAGTGATGCAATcacgcaatcacagctcactgcagccttgacctccaggtctcaggtgatcctccaacctcagcctacTGGGTGCGCCACTATGCtcaaccaatttttgtatttcttttgtagagacaaggttttgccatgtttcccaggctggtctcgaactcctgtgttcaaacaatctatctgccttggcctcccgaactgctaggattataggtgtgagccactgaagcCAACCTGTTTCTTGCTTTATACTTTAAATCATAAGCATTTTCCACATGgttctctctatatatctatatctatgtagtCCTTTAAGTACAGTTTTAATGTTACCataattaagaattttttatttttatttttctattatttccattGTATTTATTGCCAATACAGAATACTTCCTGTATGTTCTGGATGAAAGAGAAATCTGTAGGCTGCCCTAAGCAACTATCtgtaatttatatctttatttctatGAGAAAATGCATCCTGCATTCTACTGAAATTTTAGGCTAGAGTCTATTTCTAAAACATGAACTACTTGTACAATGGAACAAAAAAATAAGTCTTTTCCACTCAACCTTTGGGTGCAAGTTCTAATACACTTGCTGGTCTTCATGTCTAATACACTTGCTAGAAGGACATCAACTCAGCCCTTCCACAGTAATTTCTTTTTCCCATCTTAATCACATATTATCATCCAGCAGTAATCAATACATAACTGACCAATCCAGTTGTTCTTCATAAGGGTTGGAATTAGTAGATCTCATCTTGACCAACGAAATTCCCTTGCCATATAAACACAGCTGAATCTCCTAGAATTCACTTGAAATAGTAAAGCAAGttcatattctaaaataaatatggtTGAGACTATGCCTCATGTATCGGAAACCACCCCAAAATGCAGTAGGCAGttcaggctgggctcagctgtCCTGTTCTTTTGCTGATCCCAGCTGTGCTTGTTCATACATCTTTGGTCAGTTGGTGGCTTGGCTGGGGCTGGCTGACTTACAATTGCTGCATCAGGTCCAGGTGGGAAGACTCATACCTCTTTCTATAAGGTCTTTCATTTTCTAGCATGGCAGGTTATCTACATGGTGGCAGTGGCAGGGAAAATTGAGGAACTCAGAGGCCCCAAGTGTTTTGggggtttggtttgtttgcttgctgATGTCCCATTGGTCATTTCAAGCTAATGGTCACTCCACACCTCATATTTAAAAGGTGGGGAAATAGATTCTGTTTCTTGATGGGGATATCTACAGGGGTAATTAAGAATTTTAGAACAAGAAATGTTTAGCTGTTTACCATATTAGAGCCTTAGTGAGGTTGATGTGATTTTCATGGAATTGCACAAAAGGAATTATTTGGTCTaatatggcaatatttatttgtgatgtttagAAACTGAAACTAAGGATTACAACCTGGGGAAAATGTTGACTCTAGAAATAGATTTGTGAGTCCTCTAGTTAGAGATGACAGTTATAAGACTTGGCCAGGGGAGAATGTttagaagggagaagaaaatgtaaataatgaaCAGATTATTTGTTCAAGTGAATTAGCTAAATTaattataactaatatttacatattttttctgtgACTATCACTGTTACAGTATTTCCTAGAATTCAGTGCTAAGGGCATATCTAATGAATATCAATAACTTATTTCTAGTGGCAATCAATAAAGGCCAGAAAAGAACCCGTGGCATGACGATAAACCAACGAGGAATTTGAAAGATTTTCCACCTTGAGTATTTAGGAGCTCTAGCAAAATCTGTTGACTAAAAAATCTCTCAGAATAGCTGTTTGCCAGAAATTTGGCAAGTTGAGCCAGAAAGTGATTTGGTTGATAACCTGCTAATAGTGGTAGatgttttatgaaataaaataacaatgcaTTTTCTTAGGGTCAAAAATAAAGATTGAGGTTGTAGCCCAGCTACTTGTTGTGCCCTCTAATCCACAGTCTCTGCAGCAAAGGGAAGGATCAGTGGCTCATCCTAGTTCTTCTCTGGAAGTCCTAGATTCTAGCTGTCAGCCTTTTGGAGTTGGAACAGTGTTGTAGAGCAGGGGCTTCCAATCTTTTAGCTTCCCTGAGCCACATCGGAAGAAGAATTGTCtcaggccacacataaaatacactaacactaccgatagctgatgagcttaaaaaaaattgcaaaacaaacttataatgttttaagaaagtttacgaatttgtgttgggccacattcaaagctgtcctggccTACATGTGCCCCATGGGCCGCAGGGTTAGACAAGCTTGTTGGTAGAAGTTCTGAGTTATGTCTACAAGGCATGTGGGacagaaatgaatgaaacagTAGTTCTCAGGTGGGAGCAATTTTGTCCTCAGGGGACATTTAGCAATTCCTGGAGGCATCTTCACTTGTCACAACTGGCAGTGGGAAGGAGGAGCTGGGGGGATGGGGGTATTGCCACTGCCATCTATTGGGTAGaagccaaggatgctgctaaatatcctacaatgagCAGGACAGTCCTGCCCACAAAAGGAATTATTTTGTCTAACATGCGAATAGTGCTGAGATTGAAAAACCTTGATCAAAGTAAGAAAAAAGGTTTGTCTTTGtcatcaacattttattttttaaaaaaacttcaatagctttaggggtacaagtggctTTTGGTTGCATGGACAAATTGTGTAGTGGTAAAGTATGAGATTTAGTGAACATGTCACTTGGGGAGTGTACCTTGTACCTCATATatagttttttatccctcatcctcctccctcccccattctgagtctccagtgtctattatacCACTCTGTGACATCCATAATTTAAATTGAAGTAAGGAAATGTCCTCTGAAAATTCCTTGTTTACTCTGTGACTCCATCCCTCCCTCACTCCAAAGACAAACATTCTGCCATTTTGCGAACTTCAGAAGACTAAGTCTGCTTTGTTGTTTGTGCCTGAAccatgagggaaaaaaatctctgttGACATTTCATGGTCGAGGTACACTTTCAGCAATGAACACTCCATTTGGCTGGGCATGCGGAAGGCAGCACACCCTTCACCCCATAGAAGGGCGTTTGGTGTCTCAGTATTCCTGTGCTTGTCACTGAATTTTCTGTTCTTGCTGCCGAATTTGACAGAGTAAAAAAAGAACTGGAGTGTTTCTAAAGAGAAGGAATTATgcaataatttttaactttatgaaGTTTAAAGCCAATCTACATGAGAGGCCAGAAGGAAATGTGTGTTAAGCAACAAAGCTAAATTCTCAGCCAGAGCCAGAGTCTGGCTTTGAAATGCGCCTGGCATTAAGGTTTTCACCAT encodes:
- the PBOV1 gene encoding LOW QUALITY PROTEIN: prostate and breast cancer overexpressed gene 1 protein (The sequence of the model RefSeq protein was modified relative to this genomic sequence to represent the inferred CDS: deleted 1 base in 1 codon): MRAFLRNQKYEDMHNIIHILQIRKLRHRLSNFPRLPGILAPETVLLPFCYKVFRKKEKVKRSQKATEFIDYSIEQSHHAILTPLQTHLTMKGSSMKCSSLSSEAILFTLTLQLTQTLGLECCLLYLSKTIHPQII